One genomic window of Desulfuromonas sp. AOP6 includes the following:
- a CDS encoding DUF4114 domain-containing protein → MKKQLLTLLLVLLFPAGALALSFSNQVLTANGIDYYDTGAETVVLTDTDGTADSSTAFLRIEDAGWASSNIFGIYEYQVNTEGIISVLDKLIVFTGSDSPTTATTLAFDLGAGTVTNTTSNETASIDGTFGLFLTANNITYYSQSLLNEDGRDHFLIFDTAPGAGDLFGATLYAAMEDMWNNGDADYNDMIVGMTDVAPAPVPEPGTLLLLGAGLVGLGLYRRVRR, encoded by the coding sequence ATGAAAAAACAACTGCTCACTCTGTTGCTCGTCCTTCTTTTCCCCGCTGGCGCCCTGGCTCTGAGTTTCAGCAATCAGGTCCTGACCGCCAACGGGATCGACTACTACGATACGGGAGCGGAAACCGTTGTCCTGACCGATACGGACGGCACAGCGGATAGCTCAACGGCCTTTTTGCGCATAGAAGATGCCGGCTGGGCTTCAAGCAATATATTTGGCATCTATGAGTATCAGGTGAACACCGAAGGAATAATCAGTGTTCTGGACAAACTGATTGTTTTTACCGGTTCTGACAGCCCCACAACGGCTACCACGCTGGCTTTCGACCTGGGGGCGGGAACGGTTACAAACACGACTTCCAATGAAACGGCTTCTATCGACGGAACCTTTGGTCTTTTCCTCACTGCCAACAACATCACTTACTATTCCCAGTCACTGCTCAATGAAGACGGCCGCGACCACTTTCTCATTTTTGACACCGCCCCTGGGGCGGGAGACCTATTTGGAGCCACCCTCTACGCGGCCATGGAAGATATGTGGAACAATGGCGATGCCGACTACAACGATATGATCGTCGGCATGACGGATGTCGCGCCGGCTCCCGTCCCCGAGCCGGGCACTCTGCTTCTTCTGGGTGCAGGCCTGGTGGGGCTGGGCCTCTATCGCCGGGTAAGACGCTAA